The Petrotoga sp. 9PW.55.5.1 DNA segment TTACCTGCCCCACTTGTTCCTACAATAGCTATTTTTTCTTTTGTGTTNATTCTTAAATTTATNTCTTTTAATATAGGTTTATCTTGATATGTAAAACAAACATCTTCAAAAGTGATATCATATTTGCCAACAGGAAAAGGTTTACCTTGCCCCTGGTCTTCAACTGGCAGGTTATGTATCTCAAATATACGATTGGAGACTTGATCCGCCCTTTGCATTTTTATATAAAAATCACTGAGATTTCTTATAGGGGTAAATATCCATCCTAAATAAGCGTAGAAACCTATAAGGGTTCCAAAGTAGTATCCCCTATGAGTATTAGATAGCCTCCATAACCTAATACTAAAACCGGAGTTAACTCATACATAAATGACATAAAATCTTCTGCACCTTGATTTAATTTGCTTAATCTGTTTTTTGCACCAACCCAACTCTCTGATTTTTTGAAAAAACGCTTTCGAAAAGAAGGTTTCTTTGCAAAAACTCTTTATCGATCCGAAGTCCCTTCAACTTTTTCTCTAAATTCCTCTGTAAGTTCACTATACGTGTTCCTCTCTAACTCAGAACTTTTTTGAATACTTTTGTCAAACGCTCTAAGAGAAAAATAATAAAATGGCATCATAATGAATGTGATAATAGCAAGTTGCCAGTTTAAAATTAATAAAACCAAAGAAACAACGATCAACTGTATAAAATTATAAAAGATTACAGAGATTCCTGTTCCAAGAAAGAAAGAAACTTCAAAAGTGTCA contains these protein-coding regions:
- a CDS encoding ABC transporter transmembrane domain-containing protein, which codes for SVVRDEQISMFNKIMMIPQKDFSHNKVGDFMSRVLSDTFEVSFFLGTGISVIFYNFIQLIVVSLVLLILNWQLAIITFIMMPFYYFSLRAFDKSIQKSSELERNTYSELTEEFREKVEGTSDR